A portion of the Punica granatum isolate Tunisia-2019 chromosome 7, ASM765513v2, whole genome shotgun sequence genome contains these proteins:
- the LOC116212814 gene encoding pentatricopeptide repeat-containing protein At1g74900, mitochondrial, with translation MRQYTEKRGGWCVVGRRFGSVGRKPNLLKPIKGPHRPMNISPRLLLLVFLRAKMFTSRQRFSQFTTLPLCSPKPFLSPLRTTTALSGGSPPSPPPEDAVLAELILNSTAQSLPQVIRESDLKWTQSLVDKTIKRLWNHAPKAIQFFQTLIRLPNYSPYASSFDHAIDLAARLRDYRTAWAFVAQMRALRLGPSPKTLAIIAERYVSAGKPDRAIKVFLSMHEHGCRQDLNSFNTILDILCKSGRVEMAYNKLFRVFKGRFKADSVSYNIIANGWCLKKCTPKALEVLKEMVESGLTPVSNTYNIMLNGFFKAGQIDEAWKFFLQMKKRKCEIDVVTYTTVVHGLGVAGEISRARKVFDEMVKEGILPSVATYNAMIQVFCKKDNVENALLVFDEMLRKGYAPNTTTYNVVIRGLCHAGHMDRAVDFMMRMHGDGCKPNVQTYNVVIRYFCDAGEIERGLDLFGKMRGEGDYLPNLDTYHILISSMFVRKKSDDLVVAGKLLIEMVDRGFMPRKFTFNRVLNGLLLTGNQDFAKEILRMQSKFQRIARHFKL, from the coding sequence ATGAGACAGTACACTGAGAAGCGTGGGGGTTGGTGTGTGGTGGGGAGGCGCTTCGGCTCTGTGGGCCGAAAGCCCAATCTTCTGAAGCCCATTAAAGGCCCGCATCGTCCCATGAATATAAGCCCACGGCTTCTCCTCCTCGTTTTCCTCCGCGCGAAAATGTTCACTTCGAGACAGCGCTTCTCTCAGTTCACGACGCTCCCACTTTGCTCTCCGAAGCCtttcctctctcctctccgAACCACCACCGCCCTCTCCGGTGGTTCCCCGCCCTCACCGCCACCGGAAGACGCCGTACTAGCGGAGCTGATCCTCAATTCCACCGCACAGTCCCTCCCCCAAGTTATCCGAGAGTCCGACCTGAAATGGACCCAATCGCTCGTCGACAAGACCATCAAACGCCTCTGGAATCACGCCCCAAAGGCGATCCAGTTCTTCCAAACCCTGATCCGCCTCCCGAACTATTCGCCCTACGCTTCGTCCTTCGACCACGCGATCGACCTAGCCGCCCGCCTCCGAGACTACCGGACCGCTTGGGCGTTCGTGGCCCAAATGAGGGCCCTCCGCCTTGGCCCCTCCCCAAAGACCTTGGCGATTATCGCCGAGAGGTATGTCTCTGCCGGAAAGCCTGATAGAGCAATTAAAGTGTTCCTTTCTATGCACGAGCATGGTTGTAGGCAGGACTTGAATTCTTTCAATACGATACTTGACATACTCTGCAAATCGGGCCGTGTAGAGATGGCCTATAACAAGCTGTTTAGAGTTTTCAAGGGCAGGTTTAAAGCTGATTCGGTTAGTTATAATATTATTGCCAATGGCTGGTGCTTGAAGAAGTGTACCCCGAAGGCATTGGAGGTGTTGAAGGAGATGGTGGAGAGTGGATTGACTCCCGTCTCAAACACGTACAATATAATGCTCAATGGTTTCTTTAAGGCCGGACAGATCGATGAAGCTTGGAAGTTCTTCTTgcagatgaagaagaggaagtgtGAGATCGATGTAGTAACTTACACCACTGTGGTTCATGGTCTCGGGGTTGCGGGTGAGATTAGTAGGGCTAGAAAGGTGTTCGATGAGATGGTGAAAGAAGGTATACTTCCTTCAGTAGCTACTTATAATGCAATGATTCAGGTCTTCTGTAAGAAAGATAATGTGGAGAATGCCCTTTTGGTTTTCGATGAGATGTTGAGAAAGGGTTACGCACCCAACACGACAACGTACAATGTGGTGATTCGGGGTTTATGCCACGCAGGGCACATGGACAGAGCTGTGGATTTTATGATGAGGATGCATGGTGATGGGTGTAAACCAAATGTTCAGACATACAATGTTGTGATTCGGTACTTCTGTGACGCTGGAGAAATCGAGAGAGGGCTGGATTTGTTTGGAAAAATGCGCGGTGAAGGGGATTACTTACCGAACTTGGATACTTACCATATCTTGATCAGCTCGATGTTCGTTCGGAAGAAATCAGATGACTTGGTGGTGGCAGGAAAGTTGTTGATTGAGATGGTTGATAGAGGATTTATGCCTAGAAAATTTACATTCAATAGGGTCTTGAATGGGCTTTTGCTGACTGGAAATCAAGACTTTGCAAAGGAGATTTTGAGGATGCAAAGCAAGTTCCAGCGTATTGCTCGTCATTTCAAATTGTAG
- the LOC116212813 gene encoding anaphase-promoting complex subunit 8, which translates to MSSKESCRTELRAAIRQLSDRCLYSASKWAGEQLVGIELDPAKFTPSNTRFQRGSSSIRRRFRTNEITLTPIAGVSYVSTPVMEEDDAVDGDFYLLAKSYFDCREYRRAAHVLRDQNGKKSIFLRCYALFLAGEKRKEEEIIELEGPLGKSDAVNRELVALERELLMLRKNGSIDPFCLYMYGLVLKEKGSENLARTVLVESVNSYPWNWSAWSELQSLCTTVDILNSLPLNNHWMKDFFLASAYLELRMHNDSLAKYEYLQGTFSFSNYIQAQIAKAQYNLRDFDQVEAIFEDLMRNDPYRVEDMDMYSNVLYAKESFSALSYLAHRVFLTDKYRPESCCIMGNYYSLKGQHEKSIMYFRRALKLNKKFLSAWTLIGHEYVEMKNTAAAVEAYRRAVDVNPCDYRAWYGLGQAYEMMGMPLYALNYFRKSVFLQPGDSRLWIAMAQCYEKEELHMLEDAIKCYRRAVNCNDTEAIALHQLAKLNAELGRAEEAAFYYKKDLERMEAEEREGQNMVEALVFLATHCKTQKRFEEAEVYCTRLMDYKGPEKEMAKSLLRAIRIARSGFPSTDVEHFPP; encoded by the exons ATGAGCTCGAAGGAGAGCTGCCGAACCGAGCTGCGAGCTGCCATCCGCCAGCTCAGTGACCGATGCCTCTACTCTGCCTCCAAATG GGCAGGAGAGCAGCTTGTGGGCATCGAACTAGACCCAGCAAAGTTCACACCTTCGAATACCAGGTTCCAACGTGGAAGCTCCAGCATCCGTAGGAGATTCCGTACCAATGAGATCACTTTGACTCCCATAGCTGGAGTTTCTTATGTAAGCACTCCCGTGATGGAGGAAGATGATGCAGTAGATGGTGATTTCTACCTTCTGGCAAAGTCTTACTTTGACTGCCGGGAGTACAGACGTGCTGCACATGTGCTTCGGGACCAAAATGGAAAGAAATCCATCTTCCTACGGTGCTACGCTCTTTTCCTG GCTGgagaaaagaggaaagaagaagagataatAGAACTCGAGGGGCCTTTAGGTAAGAGCGATGCTGTGAACCGTGAATTGGTTGCCCTGGAGAGGGAGTTATTGATGCTTCGCAAGAATGGATCGATCGATCCATTTTGTTTGTATATGTATGGCCTCGTACTCAAAGAGAAAGGGAGCGAAAACCTTGCTCGAACGGTTCTTGTTGAGTCTGTCAATAGTTATCCTTGGAACTGGAGTGCCTGGTCAGAGCTGCAGTCATTGTGCACTACTGTCGACATATTAAACAGCCTCCCTCTCAATAATCACTGGATGAAGGACTTCTTCCTCGCAAGTGCTTATCTGGAACTTAGAATGCATAACGACTCCTTGGCGAAATATGAATATCTACAGGGCACTTTCAGCTTCAGTAATTACATACAGGCACAAATTGCAAAAGCCCAGTACAATCTAAGGGATTTCGATCAAGTTGAGGCGATATTTGAAGATCTTATGAGGAATGATCCTTATCGTGTGGAGGACATGGATATGTATTCAAATGTGCTCTATGCTAAGGAATCCTTCTCTGCCTTAAGTTACCTCGCCCATAGGGTGTTTTTGACAGATAAGTACAGGCCTGAATCCTGCTGTATCATGGGGAATTACTACAGTTTAAAAGGGCAACATGAGAAGTCCATAATGTACTTTAGGAGGGCCCTCAAACTGAATAAGAAGTTCTTATCTGCTTGGACTCTGATTGGTCATGAGTATGTCGAGATGAAGAACACAGCCGCTGCTGTTGAAGCTTATAGGCGGGCTGTGGATGTAAACCCGTGTGACTATCGAGCTTGGTATGGTTTAGGGCAAGCTTACGAGATGATGGGAATGCCACTCTATGCCCTCAATTATTTCCGAAAATCCGTCTTCCTGCAGCCAGGTGATTCTCGATTGTGGATTGCAATGGCTCAATGCTACGAAAAGGAAGAGCTCCACATGCTCGAAGATGCAATTAAGTGTTACAGGAGGGCAGTGAATTGTAACGATACAGAAGCGATTGCTCTTCACCAGCTTGCGAAGCTTAATGCAGAGCTCGGGCGAGCAGAAGAGGCTGCATTTTACTACAAGAAGGATCTCGAGAGGATGGAAGCAGAGGAGAGGGAAGGGCAAAACATGGTTGAAGCTTTAGTCTTTCTTGCTACTCACTGCAAGACCCAGAAGAGGTTCGAAGAAGCTGAGGTGTATTGCACTCGTCTTATGGATTATAAAGGCCCA GAGAAAGAAATGGCAAAGAGTTTACTGCGGGCAATTAGAATAGCGCGAAGTGGTTTTCCTTCGACAGATGTTGAGCATTTTCCTCCCTAA
- the LOC116212639 gene encoding LOW QUALITY PROTEIN: two-component response regulator ARR5-like (The sequence of the model RefSeq protein was modified relative to this genomic sequence to represent the inferred CDS: deleted 1 base in 1 codon), giving the protein MASAGEVLRRNLPGNVDPCGRSGKGSPELHVLAVDDSLVDRKVIEKLLRSLSCKVTVVESGSRALQFLGLDGEKSSVGFDDLKVNLIMTDYSMPGMTGYELLKKIKGSSALREIPVVVMSSERIIARINRCLEEGAEEFLAKPVKLSDVERLQDSLLEEEQKKFPNQVKESLELMIVNPPLPHLRCAIVHLRPQSSLLLRRRDPNVDRKRDQWIMRLYIRVWSDIFAFLFGQYFVAGE; this is encoded by the exons ATGGCGTCTGCCGGCGAGGTTCTCCGGCGAAACTTGCCGGGAAATGTGGATCCTTGTGGTAGGTCCGGTAAAGGGTCGCCTGAACTCCACGTTCTTGCTGTAGATGACAGCCTTGTAGACAGGAAGGTCATTGAGAAGTTGCTCCGGAGCTTATCTTGTAAAG TCACAGTTGTGGAAAGTGGGAGCAGAGCTCTGCAGTTTCTGGGGTTGGATGGGGAGAAGAGCTCTGTCGGATTTGAT GATCTGAAGGTTAATCTGATCATGACCGACTACTCGATGCCCGGAATGACCGGCTATGAACTTCTCAAGAAGATAAAG GGATCATCGGCCTTGAGGGAGATACCTGTGGTGGTTATGTCCTCCGAAAGGATCATTGCTCGTATTAACCGGTGCTTGGAGGAAGGGGCCGAGGAGTTTCTGGCAAAGCCGGTCAAACTCTCCGATGTCGAACGGCTC CAAGATTCCTTACTAGAGGAGGAGCAGAAGAAGTTTCCAAATCAAGTAAAAGAAAGTTTGGAATTGATGATTGTGAACCCTCCTCTCCCTCATCTCCGTTGTGCGATAGTTCATCTTCGTCCTCAGAGCAGTCTTCTCCTTCGCCGAAGAGATCCAAATGTGGACCGTAAGAGAGATCAATGGATCATGCGTCTGTACATAAGAGTTTGGAGTGATATTTTTGCTTTCCTTTTCGGGCAATATTTTGTTGCTGGCGAGTGA
- the LOC116212815 gene encoding uncharacterized protein LOC116212815: MASSSMNRWLRPEVYPLFAAVGVAVGICGFQLVRNICINPEVRVTKENRAAGVLENFTEGEKYSEHALRKFVRNKSPEIMPAINNFFTSPDRS, translated from the exons ATGGCTTCGTCCTCCATGAATCGATGGCTGAGGCCAGAG GTGTATCCGCTGTTTGCGGCTGTCGGAGTTGCAGTGGGGATCTGCGGCTTCCAGTTGGTCCGCAACATCTGCATCAATCCTGAAGTCAg GGTGACCAAGGAGAATAGGGCCGCGGGAGTCCTCGAGAACTTTACTGAGGGTGAGAAGTACTCCGAGCATGCCCTGAGGAAATTTGTCCGGAACAAGTCTCCTGAAATCATGCCGGCCATCAACAACTTCTTCACTAGCCCTGACAGAAGCTGA